In Paraburkholderia terrae, the DNA window TCCAGCGCGGCAGCGGCGCCGCGTCCGGCGGAACCGCCGCGTTTTCCAGCCGCCATTCGTATTCGGGCAGGCCGCGCTTGAAATCGCCGAGCGTGAGCAGCGTCACGCCGCGGTTCATGTGCGCGATGGCTTGATCGGGCCGCAGCCGCAGCGCCTGCTCGAAAGCGCGCAGGGCGGCGTCGTACGCGCCGAGCGCGTGATGCGCGGCGCCGAGACTCAGCCAGGCGAGCGCGAAGTTCGGGTCGAGACCCACGGCGCGCTCGAAGCGCGGCCGGGCTTCTTCGTGACGGCCGAGCGAGGCGAGCGCGTTGCCAAGGCCGAACAGCGCCGGTGGCAGGTTCGTCTGCAGCGCGAGGACGGCTTCGAACTCGGCGACGGCCTCATGATGCTGCCCCGTCGCGTCGAGCGTATTGCCCAGGTTGAAGCGCGCGGCGACGAAGCGCGGTTCGATCTTGAACGCCGCGCGAAAATGCGCGATGGCCTCCTTGGCCGAGCCGAGCGCATTGAGCGCCATGCCGATGTTGTTGTGCGCGCCCGCATGGCCGGGCCGCAGTTCGAGCGCGCGCCGGAACGAATCGACGGCTTCGCGATGCCGGCCTAGCGCGTGCAGCGCATTGCCGAGATTGACGTGCGACGACGCGTCCATCGGCTGCAGGCGCAGCGACTTCTCGAACGCGTCGACGGCGTCTTCGTGGCGCCCGGCGAGCGCGTACGCATTGCCGAGGTTGTAATGCGCCATCGGAAACGTCGGCGCGAGGGTCAGCGCATTACGAAAGCGTTCGATTGCCTGGTCGAGCCGGCCGAGCGCCTTCAGCGCGTTGCCGAGGTTCAGTTGCAGCGCGGCGTCCTGCGGGCGCAAATCCGCGGCGCGGCGCACGAGGTCAGCCGCTTCTTCGTGCTGGCCTTGCTGATGGCGCAGCACGCCAAGCAGATGCAGCGCATCGACGTGGACGGGATCGAGTTCAAGCGTGGCGCGATAGTCGCGCTCGGCGTCGTCGAGCCGTCCGTCGCGATGCGCGCTGTAGGCGCGGTCGAATACTGGATGCATGACGCAGGCGAGGGTGTGAGGCAGGAAAACGCGCATTTTCCCATACTCGGCGCATGCCCCCCGACTTGACGCGGACAGTGTTGCTCAATAACATATGAACACCTGTTCAAATGTATGTATCGACGCTGTGTCGATACGGGTGCCCTCCATGTCTACCGCGCTCTCTCTGAATACCGACGACCGTGTCGTGCAGATCGCCGATCTGTTCCGCCTGCTGGGCGACCCGACGCGCCTGCGCATCGTGCTCGCTTGCGTTGACGAGCGGCGTGCGGTGGGCGCGATCGCCGAATCGCTGAATCTGTCGCCTTCGCTCGTCAGCCATCATCTGCGGCTGTTGCGGGCGGCGCGCATCGTTCGCGCGGAGCGGCAGGGCAAGCAGG includes these proteins:
- a CDS encoding tetratricopeptide repeat protein; translated protein: MHPVFDRAYSAHRDGRLDDAERDYRATLELDPVHVDALHLLGVLRHQQGQHEEAADLVRRAADLRPQDAALQLNLGNALKALGRLDQAIERFRNALTLAPTFPMAHYNLGNAYALAGRHEDAVDAFEKSLRLQPMDASSHVNLGNALHALGRHREAVDSFRRALELRPGHAGAHNNIGMALNALGSAKEAIAHFRAAFKIEPRFVAARFNLGNTLDATGQHHEAVAEFEAVLALQTNLPPALFGLGNALASLGRHEEARPRFERAVGLDPNFALAWLSLGAAHHALGAYDAALRAFEQALRLRPDQAIAHMNRGVTLLTLGDFKRGLPEYEWRLENAAVPPDAAPLPRWNGEPIAGRTLLVHAEQGFGDTLQFVRFVEVVAQRAARVVLEVQPQLLSLLEPTAHQWRVTLIAQGAPRPRADLQCPLLSLPLALGTELDKIPARTPYLNAPAASRRAWRGSLGGQAKRKIGLAWSGRAQRQENRSLPLAALEPLFALDGIDWIVLQPALSDDERAALDAHPHPKNIHRFDERIRDFADTAAIIERLDGVVSVDTAIAHLAGALDKPLWLMLPFAADWRWFTRDTRSPWYPSARLVRQPRPGAWGEVVDEVAAALRS
- a CDS encoding ArsR/SmtB family transcription factor, which produces MSTALSLNTDDRVVQIADLFRLLGDPTRLRIVLACVDERRAVGAIAESLNLSPSLVSHHLRLLRAARIVRAERQGKQVFYVAADGHISGMLTDMLEHVAEPVSESAADLTQDHA